The Myotis daubentonii chromosome 9, mMyoDau2.1, whole genome shotgun sequence genome has a segment encoding these proteins:
- the TMEM223 gene encoding transmembrane protein 223 has translation MKRLGRAPPAGSPAPEAGGASMAAPARRWLVPLLVAARGFPARRALHEWAPARDVLLFEHERGRFFAVLGLFCAGQGVFWASLAGAALTRPPVPARPPDAATDPGRVDVRSALWRYGLAVGCGAIGTLVLAAGLLFSLRSVRSVILQAGGKRVTLTTHAPFGLGAQFTVPLNQVSCMAHRGEVPAVVPLKVKGRRFYFLLDKAGYFPNTKLFDNTVGAYRSL, from the exons ATGAAGAGGCTGGGGCGGGCCCCGCCGGCAGGAAGTCCCGCCCCGGAAGCAGGCGGTGCTTCCATGGCGGCACCGGCGCGGCGGTGGCTGGTGCCGCTGCTCGTGGCGGCGCGGGGCTTCCCCGCACGCCGAGCCCTGCACGAGTGGGCCCCGGCGCGGGATGTGCTGCTCTTCGAGCACGAGCGGGGTCGCTTCTTCGCGGTCCTGGGGCTCTTCTGCGCCGGCCAGGGCGTCTTCTGGGCCTCGCTGGCCGGCGCGGCCCTGACCCGACCCCCGGTCCCCGCGCGGCCTCCGGATGCGGCCACAGACCCCGGCCGTGTGGACGTGCGCTCCGCGCTCTGGCGCTACGGCCTGGCCGTGGGCTGCGGCGCCATCG GTACCCTGGTCCTGGCCGCTGGACTTCTCTTCTCCCTGCGCTCTGTGCGGTCGGTGATACTGCAGGCTGGAGGGAAGCGGGTGACCCTCACCACTCATGCCCCCTTTGGCTTGGGAGCGCAGTTCACTGTTCCCTTGAACCAAGTATCCTGCATGGCCCACCGGGGTGAAGTCCCTGCCGTGGTGCCTCTAAAGGTCAAAGGCCGACGCTTCTACTTCCTCTTGGACAAAGCTGGATATTTCCCTAACACAAAACTCTTTGACAACACTGTGGGCGCCTACCGTAGCTTGTGA
- the TMEM179B gene encoding transmembrane protein 179B: MRRGLGGRAAAALPGDRGAMALPCLQRVELVLFAAAFLCGALAAATLTRTQGSFGGRCPLYGVAALNRSSLALSRGSAPSLCYFVAGASGLLALYCLLLLLFWVYSSCIEDSQRGRIGLRIALAISAVATFLVLVAACVLRFGTSSLCNSIISQNATISCSEAQKIPWTPPGTALHFYSNLHNAENSSWVNLVLWCVVLALQVVQLKSEATPYRLLERGDPEWSSETDVLVGPRLSPS; this comes from the exons ATGAGGCGGGGCTTGGGCGGTCGTGCGGCCGCCGCGCTTCCTGGGGACCGGGGAGCCATGGCGCTGCCCTGCCTGCAGCGCGTCGAGCTCGTGCTGTTCGCCGCCGCCTTCCTGTGCGGGGCCTTGGCGGCCGCGACGCTCACCCGGACCCAg GGCTCCTTCGGCGGCCGCTGTCCCCTGTATGGCGTGGCGGCCTTGAACCGCTCCTCCCTGGCCTTATCCAGAGGCTCAGCCCCCTCCCTCTGCTACTTTGTGGCTGGGGCCTCTGGCCTCCTGGCCCTCTACTGTCTCCTGCTTCTGCTCTTCTGGGTCTACAGCAGCTGCATCGAGGACTCCCAAAG AGGCCGGATCGGGCTCCGCATTGCGCTGGCCATCTCGGCTGTAGCCACCTTCCTGGTCTTAGTGGCGGCCTGTGTCCTTCGGTTTGGCACCAGTTCTCTCTGCAACTCCATCATCTCTCAGAACGCTACAATTAG CTGCTCTGAAGCCCAGAAAATTCCATGGACACCCCCTGGAACCGCTCTGCATTTTTACTCCAACCTACACAACGCTGAA AACTCTTCCTGGGTCAATCTGGTACTGTGGTGTGTGGTCCTGGCGCTCCAGGTCGTGCAGTTGAAGTCTGAAGCCACCCCATACCGGCTTCTGGAGAGGGGGGACCCGGAATGGAGCTCTGAGACAGACGTCCTGGTGGGGCCACGCCTTTCCCCTTCCTGA
- the TAF6L gene encoding TAF6-like RNA polymerase II p300/CBP-associated factor-associated factor 65 kDa subunit 6L: MQSSTGAMSEREERRFVEIPRESVRLMAESTGLELSDEVAALLAEDVCYRLREATQNSSQFMKHTKRRKLTVEDFNRALRWSSVEAVCGYGAQEALPLRPVREGELFFPEDREVNLVELALATNIPKGCAETAVRVHVSYLDGKGNLAPQGSVPSAVSSLTDDLLKYYQQVTRAVLGDDPQLMKIALQDLQTNSKIAALLPYFVYVVSGVKSVSHDLEQLHRLLQVARSLVRNPHLCLGPYVRSLVGSVLYCVLEPLAASINPLNDHWTLRDGAALLLSHIFWTHGDLVSGLYQQILLSLQKVLADPVRPLCSHYGAVVGLHALGWKAVERVLYPHLSTYWTNLQAVLDDYSVSNAQVKADGHKVYGAILVAVERLLKMKAQAAEPHRSGPGGRGCRRPDDLPWDSLLLQESPSGGGAEPGFGSGLPLPPGGAGPSEPGPPVSLADIYRELYAFFGDSLATRFGTGQPSPTTPRPPGDKKEPAAAPDSVRKMPQLTASAVVSPPGDESPRGSGPPAAPAPAASDNRPLPRVHRARGAPRQQGPGPRDVFQKSRFAPRGAPHFRFIIAGRQAGRRCRGRRFQTAFPAPCGPGPASRYVQKLPMIGRTGRPARRWALADYSLYLPL, encoded by the exons ATGCAAAG ctccaccgGGGCCATGTCGGAGCGGGAAGAGCGGCGGTTTGTGGAGATCCCTCGGGAGTCGGTGCGCCTCATGGCAGAGAGCACGGGCCTGGAGCTGAGCGACGAGGTGGCGGCCCTGCTCGCAGAGGACGTGTGCTACCGGCTCAGAGAGGCCACCCAG aacAGCTCTCAGTTCATGAAACACACCAAACGGCGGAAGCTGACCGTGGAGGACTTCAACCGGGCCCTCCGGTGGAGCAGCGTGGAG GCCGTGTGCGGGTACGGAGCCCAGGAGGCGCTGCCCCTGCGCCCCGTCAGGGAGGGCGAGCTCTTCTTCCCCGAGGACCGGGAGGTGAACCTGGTGGAGCTGGCCCTGGCCACCAACATCCCCAAAGGCTGTGCCGAGACGGCTGTGAGAG TTCATGTCTCCTACCTGGACGGCAAAGGGAACCTGGCGCCTCAAGGATCGG TGCCCAGCGCTGTGTCTTCACTGACCGACGACCTGCTCAAGTACTACCAGCAAGTGACTCGCGCTGTCCTGGGGGACGACCCACAGCTGATGAAG ATTGCTCTCCAGGACCTGCAGACCAACTCCAAGATCGCAGCGCTCCTGCCTTACTTTGTTTATGTGGTCAGTGGG GTGAAGTCTGTGAGCCACGATTTGGAGCAGCTGCACCGGCTCTTGCAAGTGGCCCGGAGCCTGGTTCGGAACCCACACCTCTGCCTGGGGCCCTATGTCCGCTCTCTGGTGGGCAGTGTCCTCTACTGCGTCCTGGAGCCCCTGGCTGCCTCCATCAACCCCCTGAATGACCACTGGACTCTGCGGGATGGGGCCGCCCTCCTCCTCAGCCACATCTTCTG GACTCATGGGGACCTTGTCAGTGGCCTCTATCAGCAGATCCTGCTGTCCCTGCAGAAGGTCTTGGCAGACCCTGTGCGGCCTCTCTGCTCTCACTACGGGGCTGTGGTGGGGCtgcatgcccttggctggaag gcAGTGGAGCGCGTCCTGTACCCACACCTATCCACCTACTGGACGAACCTGCAGGCCGTGCTGGATGACTACTCCGTATCCAATGCCCAGGTGAAAGCGGACGGGCACAAGGTCTACGGTGCCATTCTG gtgGCCGTGGAGCGGCTGCTGAAGATGAAGGCGCAGGCGGCCGAGCCCCACCGCAGTGGGCCTGGCGGCAGGGGGTGCCGGCGCCCCGACGACCTGCCCTGGGacagcctcctcctgcaggagTCTCCTTCCGGGGGCGGCGCCGAGCCCGGCTTTGGGTCGGGCCTCCCGCTGCCGCCGGGCGGCGCGGGGCCGTCGGAACCTGGCCCTCCGGTGAGCCTGGCAGACATCTACCGGGAGCTCTACGCTTTCTTCGGCGACAGCTTGGCCACCCGCTTCGGCACGGGCCAGCCCTCGCCCACGACCCCGCGGCCGCCCGGGGACAAGAAGGAGCCGGCGGCGGCCCCGGACTCGGTGCGGAAGATGCCGCAGCTGACGGCCAGCGCCGTGGTCAGCCCTCCGGGGGACGAGAGCCCCCGGGGCAGCGGGCCCCCCGCggcccccgcgcccgccgcctCCGACAACAGGCCGCTGCCGCGCGTGCACCGGGCGCGGGGGGCGCCCCGGCAGCAGGGCCCCGGCCCCCGCGACGTCTTCCAGAAAAGCCGTTTCGCTCCGCGCGGCGCCCCCCACTTCCGTTTCATCATCGCGGGGCGGCAGGCGGGGCGGCGCTGCCGCGGGCGCCGCTTCCAGACCGCCTTCCCCGCGCCCTGCgggcccggccccgcctcccgctACGTGCAGAAGCTGCCCATGATCGGCCGCACCGGCCGCCCGGCCCGCCGCTGGGCGCTCGCCGACTACTCGCTGTACCTGCCGCTCTAG